One stretch of Cryptosporangium aurantiacum DNA includes these proteins:
- a CDS encoding glycosyltransferase 87 family protein produces MRTSLRTPLAGSSRVPFRAPSWSPFGASLQVPFLVGAVVLAAVLVPVLGVGGRPLGVDLAVGRVLSSPGSDLAGAVTQLGSGAVLYPVLAVLAFVRVSSGSSWRRAVVPLVVLAVAQMIEAVTFVTLVRPTPLDGSGSFSSGHAMAAVLGWGLVAREFRRPRLFWLVGIVGVAVGLSRVVLGLHWVTDVVAGWALGVMVLAAVAAWPAPVGGVRAPVLEPSGPPRWLTTSRGAWVLPGLALLVPLVPLFLVSGDDRMKDLLVYYGAGSTAGTGSDVYEFRTVFDMPFTYPPFAAVLSEPLSRVPLGLLQVLWVAASLAALVGVARFAMQPVVARIGLPLTLALLLVSAPVRSHLRFGQVGLFLVLLVAVDLLRRHRREGIGLGVAIAVKLTPAVFVPWLLVTRRWRTFMTVTVTAVGATLAGLLLLWPSAAEYLWRALWDSDRFGANDVVGNQSVRGMLLRTGLPDHTVSLLWLASALLLVAVATLGARRLERDGNRLGAVGVLAALSVAVSPISWVHHLVWLVLPLSALVAARRYVPAAVWAVLLTVSLPSIGAAGLRAGAAHPVFWHFVVDAQGLTAVAAVLFLPWAVRARP; encoded by the coding sequence ATGCGTACTTCATTGCGGACGCCGCTCGCGGGGTCATCCCGGGTGCCGTTCCGGGCTCCCTCGTGGTCGCCGTTCGGGGCCTCGTTGCAGGTGCCGTTCCTGGTCGGTGCGGTGGTGCTGGCTGCGGTGCTCGTACCGGTGCTCGGGGTCGGTGGCCGCCCGCTCGGTGTCGACCTGGCCGTTGGGCGTGTGTTGTCGTCGCCGGGGTCCGACCTCGCCGGCGCGGTGACACAGCTGGGTTCGGGCGCGGTGCTCTATCCGGTGCTCGCCGTGCTGGCGTTCGTGCGCGTTTCGTCGGGGTCGTCGTGGCGCCGTGCGGTGGTGCCGCTGGTCGTGCTGGCCGTCGCGCAGATGATCGAAGCGGTCACGTTCGTGACGCTGGTTCGCCCGACGCCGCTGGACGGCTCCGGCTCGTTCTCGTCCGGGCACGCGATGGCGGCCGTGCTGGGGTGGGGCCTGGTGGCGCGCGAGTTCCGGCGACCGCGCCTGTTCTGGCTCGTCGGGATCGTGGGCGTCGCGGTGGGGCTGAGCCGGGTCGTGCTGGGGTTGCACTGGGTCACCGACGTGGTGGCCGGGTGGGCGCTGGGCGTCATGGTGCTCGCCGCGGTGGCGGCGTGGCCGGCGCCGGTCGGTGGGGTCCGTGCGCCCGTCCTCGAGCCGTCGGGCCCTCCGCGGTGGCTGACCACGTCGCGGGGCGCCTGGGTGTTGCCGGGGCTCGCGCTGCTGGTTCCGCTGGTGCCGCTGTTCCTGGTGTCCGGCGACGATCGGATGAAGGACCTGCTCGTCTACTACGGCGCCGGCAGCACCGCGGGGACCGGCTCGGACGTCTACGAGTTCCGCACGGTGTTCGACATGCCGTTCACTTACCCGCCGTTCGCCGCGGTGCTCAGCGAACCGCTGTCCCGGGTGCCGCTCGGGCTGTTGCAGGTGCTGTGGGTGGCGGCGTCGCTGGCCGCGCTGGTGGGCGTGGCGCGGTTCGCCATGCAGCCGGTCGTCGCGCGGATCGGGTTGCCGTTGACGCTGGCGCTGCTCCTGGTGTCCGCGCCGGTCCGCAGCCACCTCCGGTTCGGGCAGGTGGGGCTGTTTCTGGTGTTGCTGGTCGCGGTTGATCTCCTTCGCCGGCACCGCCGGGAGGGGATCGGTCTGGGCGTCGCGATCGCGGTGAAGCTGACCCCGGCGGTGTTCGTCCCGTGGCTGCTCGTCACCCGTCGCTGGCGGACGTTCATGACCGTGACCGTGACCGCGGTCGGCGCCACCCTCGCCGGGCTGTTGCTGCTCTGGCCCAGCGCCGCAGAGTACCTTTGGCGCGCGCTCTGGGACTCGGACCGGTTCGGCGCCAACGACGTCGTCGGCAACCAATCGGTGCGCGGCATGCTGCTGCGCACCGGCCTCCCCGACCACACCGTGTCCCTGCTCTGGCTCGCGTCCGCGCTACTACTCGTGGCGGTGGCGACGCTCGGCGCCCGCCGGCTCGAGCGCGACGGAAACCGACTCGGCGCGGTCGGCGTGCTCGCGGCGCTGTCGGTCGCGGTATCGCCGATATCCTGGGTGCATCATCTGGTGTGGCTGGTGCTGCCGCTGTCCGCGCTGGTGGCGGCGCGCCGCTACGTGCCTGCCGCGGTCTGGGCGGTGCTGCTGACGGTCAGCCTTCCCTCGATCGGCGCGGCCGGTCTGCGCGCGGGTGCTGCTCACCCGGTGTTCTGGCACTTCGTGGTGGACGCTCAGGGGCTGACCGCCGTGGCGGCGGTGCTGTTCCTGCCGTGGGCGGTGCGGGCCCGACCCTAG
- a CDS encoding TIGR03086 family metal-binding protein, with product MTADLRPPAEILCGLIRDVSDDQLTTRTPCGGIPVGELLDHIDTFAVAFTGAATKSVDPGPPPTPDVSHLGDDWRDRIPTRLTALADAWAAPESRSGHTSAGGLPMAADEAAAVALNEVLVHGWDLAVALGRRYPGDDPALADAVRAAHAWVDAIAASSPDGIPGLFGPRVKVPADAPLFDQLIAATGRVPR from the coding sequence ATGACGGCCGACCTGCGTCCTCCCGCCGAGATCCTGTGCGGGCTCATCCGGGACGTGTCCGACGACCAGCTCACGACCCGGACGCCCTGCGGCGGCATCCCCGTCGGTGAGCTGCTCGACCACATCGACACGTTTGCGGTCGCGTTCACCGGAGCCGCCACGAAGTCCGTCGACCCGGGCCCGCCGCCGACCCCAGACGTGTCGCACCTCGGCGACGACTGGCGCGACCGAATCCCCACCCGCCTGACCGCACTCGCCGACGCCTGGGCTGCGCCGGAGTCCCGCAGCGGCCACACCAGCGCCGGCGGCCTCCCGATGGCCGCCGACGAGGCCGCGGCCGTCGCGCTCAACGAAGTGCTCGTCCACGGCTGGGACCTGGCCGTCGCCCTCGGCCGCCGCTACCCGGGCGACGACCCGGCGCTGGCTGACGCCGTGCGCGCCGCCCATGCGTGGGTGGACGCGATCGCCGCCTCGAGCCCCGACGGAATCCCCGGGCTGTTCGGTCCGAGGGTGAAGGTCCCGGCCGACGCGCCGCTCTTCGACCAGCTCATCGCCGCCACCGGCCGCGTCCCACGCTGA